The Chroicocephalus ridibundus chromosome 3, bChrRid1.1, whole genome shotgun sequence genome includes the window GGAGCAGTCATGCCACAGTGTCCCAAGAGAGCCACCCCGTGGCAGGGAGCTGATGGGAACAAAGCTGTGGGCAGCGAGGAACGGGAGGGTTCAGAGCTCAGCACACCTCCATGTCCCTCCCACCGAGAACAACTCCTCAGGGGCCCAACTTAAATCTCTGAGGACGTGGGGAAAGAAGGGCTGATTATCACACAGGGCTTTTGGGCTTCCTGAGGCCCATCTCCAGAGAAAGACCAGAGTAGTGATGCCCAAGAGGCACAATGCTCCCTCACTACTCACCAGATTCCATCGCAGGCAATGACCATGAAGTCATGGTCATCATTTATTGTCAGCACTTTGATGTCAGGCAAGGCGGAGATCATCTGCTCTTCTGGGGGCAGATTCTTGTTCCGCTTGTAGAAGTGATCAcctgcagcagagaggaggatCGGTTGTTGCTGTGGCAGGGCGATGCTGCCTACCCCCAAACAGTGAGAAACACTGCCCTGCCGAAGGGCAACGCCAGCAGAATCAGAGCCAGTGCTCCCACAACCGGAGCAGATCAGGCTGTGGGCACATCAGACAGGGAGATCTGCCACGTGTCCAAGGCATCAGCTTTGGCGAGCCCAACACGCTGTTACCAAACAATGAGAAAGAGGTGCCTTTGCCAGTTCAGCCTCTTTTCACCCCAAGCCCAGTGTCACTTTTGCAATTCCTGGGGCCACACCAGGCGAACAGCACATGGCATCTGAGATCCTACAGGACTGTTCCCGAGATGAGCTATCCCATGTCTTGGAGCAGGATCTGCAGCTCACCCCAGCACCAGCTTGGCTTTGCTATGATAACACTAGATGCTCATTTTGCAGAAGCTCAGGCTGTCCAGGACCAGATATTTCAGTGCAATGTTCACATCACACCGCTGGGTTCAGGTCTTCCCAAACCCTCAGTAGCCAAAGCTCACTGGAGAAAACTGATCCTCTGCTCTGACTAGCCGGCTTATCCGGAATTACATCCTAGGAAGGGACTTCTAGGGCCACCGCAAAATAGGAGGTGGAAACATCAGTGTCTCCCTAGATAAGCAGACTCCTAGATTCTGTCCTAAACGTGTTTCTCTCTTTACCCTAGGATAATAATTTTAATGGTTTTGGTCTTTCTGCACAAGTACTCTCTCTCCACTCACATCCTTCACTGCTGacacttccttcccttctctgtgtaCTTCACAGTATGTTTGCAGTGTTATTCACTACCCTTTCCTTAATGCCTCCCAGCATCTCATCTGCTCAGACTGTGGCCATTGACTGGGCCAAGACCTCGTTTGGCTGCTAACAGACATGGCCACTCTCCTGAGCCATTAATTACTCCAATTAAGGGACCAAAAGAGGAGTACTATCAGCAGTCAGGTGCTGCCAAAAGCACTGCAGCAAGGGGGATGGAGTTCGTGCAATTAAAAGGCAAGGCTGGCTCAGGAACAAATGAGCTCAAACTGGTATAAAGTTAGGTCCCCAGGAAGCAACATGCCAAGGTCCTTCAACAGCCTCCTAACAGGAAAAAATCCTGTTCAAAAGTCATCCGTCTGGTTTTGAGACAGTTTATACGAGGTGGTTTCTGACAACCCAGCTGTTAGCACAACAGCCGCGGAGGCTTCACACACCGTCCTGCGCTGGAGCCTGATGGGTGCTAGGTGTTGCTTTCCACTGATGTCTGACAGTTTCATGGCTGTTTTCTCTAACTAGACCGTAATCTCACCACATGAAATATTGAATAGGTTCTACTCATCATGCAGTTAAAAACCATTCTTTAGGGTTAGAGGCTGGCAAGTGCTGGAAGCATGGGTGTCCTGAGCACAGCACCCTGCCGCCAGGCATGGCAGCATTCATCTGCGTCTTGCTCACCGATCGCCCTGGAGAGGTTGAGACCGCCGTTCACTCTCCCATCCATGGTGACCTTGCCACCAGCATTCTTTATCCTGGCCAGCTCCACCTCGTCCTCTGGCTTGTGGTCATACGACATGTCAACAGCTTTGCCACCTTCCGACACCACGCAGCGAGAGTCTCCAGCATTAGCCACGATCAGCTGCTTGCCCCGGATCAGCGCCACGACAGCAGTTGTCCCACTGTCAGAGCCAGGCTGCAAGAGAGAAATGGTTTTGCTGAGACTCCTTTCTCTTGCTCCATATCAGGTCAATAAGGGAACGAGCACTAGCCACCagccgtgtccccaaccccgagGTGTGGCATCTCACCCCTTCTTCCCATAAGCACGCACAGAACAATGGAGAACAGCCCGACGGAAGCATGAAACAGCGGGAGTCTGTTCATTGGGAGGCAGGGTCAAGCAATACCTCCATTTCAGCTTCACAAAGCATCAGTGGTTCAGGGCTCTCCAGCATTCAACGTGTCCTGCTACACCCTCAGCTCTAACGTGTTGcttccagctgcagcccagctcaAGCAGAAGCCCCACTGCAAGCCAGGACATCTCTCCAAAGCGAGAAGGTTGGCCCCTTGGAAGCTGTAATCCCCTTTTCCTGACATCCTGGGTCCTTGGCCCATCTGCCAGCACTGCCACGGGCTGAGGAGCCACAGCCTTGGCCTGGCAAAGAGCAatgctctgcccaggagcagcagcgccCGCAGAgcagtcctgctgctgtcccGTACTCTCATTCCACACCAACCCCCACCGCTGTTTCTACGCCCAGCAAACCCAGCAGGTGGGTCAGCCTCTTCCGATCTCAAGCTGCTGCCCAGGCTCACGCCCTATCCCTCAGCCTTTTGCATAAAGTCAGGCTGTCAGCAGCTGTGTTCagcttcaggaggaaaaaaaaaaaaggatgttttacCCCAATCTAAATGGAAATAACTCCTTGCTGAGTCCCCCCCCGGGTGCCCTTGGCTCCACACTATGCTGCAGAACACAAGAACAGGGTGTgcacctcctctttcccctccatgcctggtaacaacatttcctcctcttcatcctcatcctcctctgcttcttcagtgtcatcttcatcatcttcattctCTGCCTCTTCACTACTGTAACCATCCTCATCTTCACTGCATTCCTACAAGAAATGAGAGATACCACCAGGAGTCAACACAGGCCACTCGCACTGCCCTCCCCAGACAGCTGGTCCCTCCGTTCTGGGGACAGATGATAAGTTGGCCCCAGCAGAGTGAGATGACCTGGTACATTTCCCCCACACCTGATGCCTACAATCAGAGCAGCTAGTTTCAGCTACCACAGTGAATGGAGGGATGGCGCATGCAGCAAGACTGAGGGCTATCCATTATGGCCGCTGCACAGATGAGGGTATGTTTCCTTCAGGGTTATCTAAACAATCCCCGACACTCCCATGAGATGGTCTCAAAGTATCAGCCTGAAAACCCTACTCCTAGGACACACCTAGGATGAGCCAGAGGCTCGTAGCTCAAGTACCACAGTAAGCAATGCATTCTGCCCAGCCAGAAGGCCACTCTGTCCCAGTGCTGTTTCCTACCTCactgtcttcctcctcttcctcaaccTCATCTGACTCATCCTCACTGTCCTCAAAAAATTTGGATTTGGTTGTGCGCTGGGGCTTTCCCGTAGAGGAGCAGGAGGGCCCGGCCTCCCCAGTAGAAGAGGTGACGGCCTCGTCACCTTTGCCTAGTTCAGGCTTCTGCAGAGCAGGACTGTTGCCTCCAGCGCTGGCTTTGTCTGAGGTGGAGGAAATACCCGTGATTTCTTCATCTGGCTTCCCATTCTTCCTCTCCTTGTGGTCGGTAAGCTCCCCTGGGTCAGCCTCTCCATTCATATTTGACTCCCCATCATGCTGCTTGCCTGTCCCCTCCGCAGCGTTCTCCCCAGCTGGAGCTAAAGACTTGTTTTTGAGGTTCTTGGTGCAGTTTTGTCCATAACGTGTGAGAAGCTCCTCGATGGTCATTGTAGCTTCTTCATGCAGAAGAGCAGCTTCCTCATTATCCACTGAAAacggaaaggggagggggggatgagGACAAAGAGGGTCAGAAAGCAGGACACATCACCGTAGCAGCAACTGGAGGTTGCTGTTGCAGACAGGTTTCAGCAGTGCTCAACAGGCTGGTCACCATCAGGCACAAACGCAGCCAGACCTGCACcgtccagcagctcccaggcactGCAGATGAACAATACGCAAACGGCAGGAGAAAGGCTCCTAACCACAGCCGTTGCCTGCAGCCCGCCAGCTACCATGGTGCCTGTGGGCTCTGGTAGGCAGCACAGAGCGTGTACATTAGCTGTAAGGTTGGAGTGTAAAAAGCCTCATATTTCGTCACTGCAGGCTCATCTGAAGCCGTGTGGGAAGCAGATAGACCACTTCCATGTGCAGGTTTGTTCCTTAATACTGCAACCGGGAAGAAGAAGTTTTTGTTACAGCGGTTGCTCCGCGGGCCTTAAGCACTACGGGGATCCCAACCGGCTGTAGTCTGGACACTCACAAACAGAACAGCTTGAGGCAGTCAATGCAGTGTCTCCCAAGTGGGACAGAGGACAGAAAACAGGATGACTTTCCCTAAACTATGAGCCAATGACCACCGTTTCCCTACTGACATCCCCTTGGTTGccattttctttgttaattaaacccaaaaggaaaagaaacacccATATCCCAAATACTCTTGAAAGTacaggacagaaagaagaaaaacccacccacccacacacttTGTCAGCTGGAGAATGAGGACCAACAAATTCATCATTTTCAGACCAACACACAGGGTTCATGGTGACAGTATTGCTTTACATTTGCTTCAAGGCTCGTCACAAGATATTCAGCCGAAAGCAGCACAGGATTCTACCCCGGGATTCACCTCCTAGCTGGCTTCATGGCCTGGCAACTACTTGCTGGTGGAAAAGCACACTTGCTTCTTTTGTGAGAAAAAGAATTGCTGAAGAGACCAGAATCTTCTTCAGTCTTATCTGCAGCTGGCATCTGCCACCAGCCTGGGAGAGCAAAGCAAGGGACATCACACTGTTTCACTTCACAACTTGTCCCACTTCCCAGCTCAGAGGTTTCTGACACATCCTATAACTCTGCACCCCATGGAGGAGGTCCTACGGAAAACTGTGACAGACTGGTTTGTTATTCATAGAATTAAGCTACCAAAAGAATTCTCCTAGCACCAGTCCAAAGCAATAAACAGTGCTGAGGGGTGGCAGTTTGACTCCAGCTGAAATTTAACGGAGAAATTTGGACAGAAAGCCTTCTGCTAAAGGAGACCTGGCCCAGCTGCTCTCAGTCCCTGTCCTGGAGTGTCAGTCTTGCCTATCCAGTGGTATCTGACTTACCATCATCTTCATCAGCAACTTTCTCCTTCTCATCTTCATCATCTTGGGGTCGCCCAGCCATCTGAGAGAGCTCTTTAATCACCTCTTCGGTGGTGAGCTTGGCATCTATGGCTAAGAAAGCATCTTCCAGGGCCTACGTATGAACACAGACATGAGAGTGTGCACAGTTTCATTTTCCTTACAGGATACTGCGTGTCATCCTGTGCAATCAAGTCTCTTCCAGAACCCACACCACGCAGAACTGCAGAATGGCTAAGGCTGGCAGGAACCTCTGGGGTGCATCTGATCCAACCCCATGCTCCAGCAGGGACACccacagccagttgcccaggaccgtgtccacaCAACTTACGAatagctccaaggatggagactccatcacctccctgggcaacctgtgccagtgctcagtcaccctcacactGGAAAAGTgtctcctgatgttcagaggaaacCTCCTGTGGTCCATTTTATgcctgttgcctctggtcctggcactgggcaccactggaagcgcctggctccgtcctcttgGCATGGCCTCTCCAGGTATTTACACACATGGATTtaatccctctgagccttctcggctccaggctgagcagccccagccccctcagcctttcctcataggagggATGCTCCAATAGcttcagcatcttggtggcccctCGCTGGAGCACTGGACCCAGGACTCCAgggtggcctcagcagtgctgagcagaggggaaggactgtcacctccctcgactggcaatgctttgcctgaagcagcccaggatgcccTTTGCCTCCTGtgcacaagggcccattgctgggtCATGGTCAGCctgatgtccaccaggacccccgggGCCTCTTCTGCTGAGCCGCTTTCCAACCGGGTGCCCCCCAGCAAGTACTGGTGCTGcagggctgttcctccccagggcagcGCTTTGCACTTTCCCTCACTGAACTTCACGGGGT containing:
- the PPM1G gene encoding protein phosphatase 1G, producing the protein MGAYLSQPNTVKSSGDGAGLGPRPLHFGFSAMQGWRVSMEDAHNCIPELDSETAMFSVYDGHGGEEVALYCAKYLPEIIKDQKAYKEGKLQKALEDAFLAIDAKLTTEEVIKELSQMAGRPQDDEDEKEKVADEDDVDNEEAALLHEEATMTIEELLTRYGQNCTKNLKNKSLAPAGENAAEGTGKQHDGESNMNGEADPGELTDHKERKNGKPDEEITGISSTSDKASAGGNSPALQKPELGKGDEAVTSSTGEAGPSCSSTGKPQRTTKSKFFEDSEDESDEVEEEEEDSEECSEDEDGYSSEEAENEDDEDDTEEAEEDEDEEEEMLLPGMEGKEEPGSDSGTTAVVALIRGKQLIVANAGDSRCVVSEGGKAVDMSYDHKPEDEVELARIKNAGGKVTMDGRVNGGLNLSRAIGDHFYKRNKNLPPEEQMISALPDIKVLTINDDHDFMVIACDGIWNVMSSQEVVDFIQSKITQKDENGVLRPLSSIVEELLDQCLAPDTSGDGTGCDNMTCIIISFKPRNTHPPAESGKRKLEDVAAPAAPAEENGSDNNKKAKLE